Genomic segment of Capra hircus breed San Clemente chromosome 13, ASM170441v1, whole genome shotgun sequence:
GATGAGCAAAATAACAGGATCAGTTACCGAAAGCTTTTAggaaactgaaacaaacaaaaaaatctgtaGTTGTGATCTTGAGGCAAGTACCTCACTCACTGCCTCCTGCAGAAGAGCATGTggaagcttgccaggcttcttGAGAGTCTATGACCTGCACATTTTACTTCCATAACATTCTGTTGGTCCAAGCAAGTCAAGGATTCCAGGGGTTGGGAGGTAAACTCCACCTACACTCCAGGGAGGAGCAGCAAAATCACATTTCAGAAAATGTGAAGAATTGCAAAATTTTTGCAATCACTCGCTGGCAGCAGAGTAGCAAGCCTCAAGGCTCAGGCCTTGCTTTCCCTCTACCACCGAAAGACGCTGAATGAGACTGTTTGCTAAAGCCCCTTCCTACGCTCTCTATGGGATTCTGATTCATAGAGATGACAGAACAATAACACACAGAGGTTAGTGCCATTGAAAGAAGTTTTTATCACTTACAGTTCCCTCAAGAAGGGGGTTGCCCACCGAGCAGAGTCAGATAGGGAAGCACCCAGTTTGTAAGGAAAGACTGAGGAACTGCCAGATTGGAAGAAACTAAGGCAACATTGACCACTAAGTGCATCGTGGGATTCTGGATGGGATCTTAAAACAAAGGACATAAGTGGAAAGACTGCGGAAATGCAAAGGGATTTACAGTTAAGTGTCTTGtaccaatgttaatttccttGTTTTAGTAATTGTACTATGGTCAGGTAAGATGGTGATGTTAGGGGAAACCACCAAACTGGTTTTATATCCTTCACCCAGAAGGAGATAAAGGGAGCACTAGCATTTTTGCAGTGTTCtaacttttctgtaagtctaaatATCAgctaataaaaagttaaaaatgaaattataaaaggAGAAGAATTATGTTGTTccataaatttaataatttagtaTGGCAGAGACAAGGTCAAGTGGCTCCCAGATCTATCTGAAGGTGCAGCCTGGGCGGGGACTCAGTGAGGGCAGCAGGAATCATTCCCAATACAAAGGCTCCTCCCACCAGAGGAACCGTCAGCGGAGACACCTAGGTTTCCATCACTGTGGCCCAGGGGTGCTGGGAAGGAGGCACCTGTCCGACAGGGGTTCTGCCTCCAGCTGTCCACTCCTGTTTGCTGCCCAGCATGGCCAGCTGCTTGGTACCtgcactgctactgctactgcttcTAGGTGAGTGGCTGCCTCCCCCCAGACCTCTGAACCTTGGCTTCTCTGTCCCGGATCCTCCTGATCCTCAAGAAAAAGGTGGGAGTACAAGAAGATGATTGTAGGAAAAGCCAAAATGCAGGAAGAGGCACCAGTGAGACACCTGTGCCCGAGGTTTGAGGACACACACAGCACCCTGCCTCCAGCTTCTGGGCCCCGCAGAGCCATGGCCTCCCAAATCTCGCCTTGGTAACTTTGCCCCAGGgactttctttttcctattgCCTGCCCTCCTACCTCTGTTACCCTTCTCCCAGACCCAGCCCTCCACCTTCAGTCTTGCAGCTTCACACTGATTCCTTGCCCTGCATCCTCAATGTCTCCATGCCATGCATCTGCTGTTCCAACCACCTGGACTGTCCCTCCCCAACTCGGGGCATCGTGGAGGGAGGGGGTCACTTTACCAGGTGGTGTATGGTAGGGAAAATGGAGAAGGTGACGGAGATCTTGGAGCTGAGATGTGCTGTTTTGAGGGGTGCTCCTGGTGGAGGGAAACAGGTAagcaaagaacagaaatggcaCCAAGACCACAGGAGACACTAGGAGCTGATGTGTGTGGCTGAGGCCTGGGGATGTGAAGGCTTGGTTGGGAGAAAAGGGCAATGTTTGTCTGCTGCTCTGAAGTCCTGGAAGGACGGGAGGGAGCTTGGAGcggggggagaggagagagaaaggaaaggccagtgccagaGAGAGCCCTGCTCCCAGATTTGAGGTAGGAAATaccccactacacacacacacacactcggaaATAAATGGGTGCTGAGCCAAAGTCTAAGGGGCCAGAAGCCTTCTCATCTGAGGAAGGCTCCTGGAAGCAGACAGAACCGAGAGGCAGGGGTAGTCTGGTTGGTGCTCTAGGGGGAAGGGGCTGCCAAATTCCTCCAGAGACTCTAGCTTGGCtggattgatttttattttaaaaaatttagttttggttgtgctgggtctttctctagttgcggcgagtagGCGCTACTCTTCTcttgcggtgcacgggctcagtagttgcggcgggTGCGATCTTttcggaccagggatcgaacccgtgtaccctgcactggcagatggattcttatccactggaccaccagagaagtccctggctGGATATAGATGCCCATGGCATTCAGTGCCCATGGCACTTCCAGACAAAGCTCACCCTCTGCCCAACAGACCCCTGGTATGTGACCGGGCTGTGCCAGGCACACTCTATCCACAGTGGAGTGCCCTACGGCTGAGGACTGAGCCCCATGGCCTGCCATCTGGGGCTTCTCTTGAATCCACACCCCGCAGCCAGGACTAAATGGCTCCAGTACCTGAGTCCTTGCCAGGAACCCCTCTTTTACTTGGCTGGTGGAGAGGAGAGAGGCCGGGGGAGAAGCCAAAGTCCCTCCAGGTGGGGCAGCACCGGTTAGATCGGTAAGAAGGGAGCAGTAGAAGAGGATGGAGGGGGAAGATGCAGAGGCAGGAGGATGCTCTAGAGACGGTCAAGAAGGAAGGGAAGCAGAAAACTATAGGTCACTCGAAGGGTCTccaagggagaaggggaaggaggggcaTCTGACAAGTCGGGCGTCTCCGCAtgtcagagaaaggaagaggagcagCCACTGTGCTCAGTGCCTCGTCTTACATTACTTCTATTTTTCTGATCTACCttcagctgcactgggtcttccttgctgtgccgGAGCCTCTCTAGTTGCCTGGCCAGGCTTCTCTTACTGCGGAGCATAGGCTCTAGTGCCCTCCGCTCAGGGGCTCAGCAAGTGCGGCTCCCGCGCTGGAGACTTggctgctctggggcatgtgggatcctcctaacctctggacctcgGCGCCATTTCTGATAGTCTCCATTAGCCAGGTCCCCAGGAGCCTTGCTGTTTTCCGTGTGAGGTGGGGCCTAGGACAATGGGAAGAATCTTAAGGACCCCTCTTTGGATGGGTGAGGGGTGGCGCCTGGGGAGGATGGGTCTCAGCTTTTGGGGGAGGCCAGCCAGGCCCAGCCTCGACGCTCCGCATCCACCGCAGACGTGCGGCAGGAATGCCCGGAGGCCGTCGCTGCCCATCCTCGCAACGGTATAGGCCAGTCAGTGCCAGTCGCTAACGCGTTTGGGTCACATTCTGCCCATCTCGAGTTTTGAGCACCCCGCATCTTCTGAGGCCCTGACCCAGAGGAGGAGGTGAAGTGTGCGTGTAGGGCACGCCAACAACCGCAGCCTACCCGCCTCTCCAACAGGATCGCGGAGCTCTGTAGCACCGAATCCATGCGTGGACGCGGCCGACGCGTGCACCGCCGACGAGCGGTGCCATCGGCTGCGCACCGCGTACGTGGTGCAGTGCTTGGGTCGTGCCGCGCCAGGGGGCTGCCCCCGCGCCCGCTGCCGCCGCGCCCTGCGCCACTTCTTCGCCCGCGGGCCGCCCGCGCTTACACACGCGTTGCTTTTCTGCCCTTGCGGCGGCCCCGCGTGCGCAGAGCGCCGGCGCCAGACCTTCGTGCCCTCCTGCGCTTTCTCAGGGCCTGGCCGGGCGCCACCTTCCTGCCTCGGGCCCTTAGACGCCTGCGAGCACAGCCGGATCTGCAGGTGCCGGAGGAGGTGGAGTagacggggtggggggtggggaagggcggGCAGGGGTCGGAGCCACTTGTGGCCCACTCACCGCCTTCCGACCGCGCGGCGCAGGCCCCGCCTCCTGGCCTTCCAGGTCTCCTGCGCGACCACAGCCAGCAGCCATGACGGCTGCCTCCAAGACCAGGCCCCAAGCTGCCTGCGCGCCTACGCCGGCCTCGTGGGTATGCACCGGCCGGAGGGGATCTCCCGGGGATGCCTCCGCCTGGATGGGCCGATTACCCTGTTTTCGGGGTTTGACCAGGCACAGCCATCACGCCCAACTACGTGGACAACGCAAGCGCGCGCGTGGAGCCCTGGTGCGACTGCAGAGCCAGCGGAAATCGGCGTGAGGAGTGCGAAGTCTTCCGGGGGCTCTTTACGAGGAACCGCTGCTTGGGTGAAGGGCCGAGGAACCGCTGCTTGGGGGCGGGGCCCTGGAGGGGCGGGGCCCTGGGGGGGCGGGGCCCTGGAGGGGCGGGGCCCTGGAGGGGCGGGGCCCTGGAGGGGCGGGGCCCTGGAGGGGCGGGGCCCtggaggggcggggcccgggaggggcggggcccgggaGCCAAGCTGCCTGGCTGGctgtgaggagactgaggcctgtAGCGGAAGCCacggaggcccatttcctcgctTCTGCCACTTCCGAGGCGGTTCCATCCTCCAGGCACAGCCAGCTGCCCCTATTAATAGTCTTGCCTTTCTAGTTTGAATAGCTAGGTGGTTCGCTGACCAGTCTAGGAGTTAGGGAGTCTAAGTTTGAAGCCTAACCCTGCTGCTTACTAGCTGAGAGTTAACTCCTCTAAGCCTTTttgtgctcatctgtaaaatgggggtgataatTGTCATGCTTCCGTAAGGAGAGAAGGCTGCAGTTTGTAAGGCACTCTAAACACAGCTGTGTTTAGCATTGTCCATCTTGAACACCTTGCAGACGTCCTCTCTTCCCATATCTGCCTGGGGAGGACCCACGCAGGATGCGAAGcatctctctcagtttgtccttGAGGAGCTGGGCCCTGTGCTAGGCTTTCTCAGCCAAGCTCACCCTGCATCCCTCCATAGACAGTGCCATACAGACCTTTGACCGTGGGTGGCCCCCAATCCTACGTAACCAGTTGGACTCCCACCAGAACCCTGGGCAGAGTCTCCTGCAGGTAGGTGCAGACAGGGGATGGTGAGCTGGCAGCCCCTGCACTGACTCCTTCCATGGCAAGTGGGCCTAGAATGAATGccctgggagggtgggggtggtagAGAGCAGAACCGGGCTTCTTTCTCAGGTCCACACTCTGCTCCCACCTGCCAAGGTGTCTTCTGCAGATGTGCCCCTGGAGGGGAGCTCCCTGCTCTCCATGCTTCTTGTTCTGGCTCTCCAGTCCCTGTTCTGACTTGGACAGCAGACCTTGGACAACTGTCCCACCCTGCCTCATTAGTGGCCTACTGCCCCACTGAAAAGGGACTGGCTTGTCTCCTAAGCTGGCCCACTGCTCTTGCTCTACTGCTCTTTGCAGATCTGGACACTGTTTATCATGCTCTAAGGTGTACATCTGAACAGACTTGTAGGCAAAACTCGCTCTGGTACTCCAGCATTTTATGGCATCCTCCTAGTTAGGCACCACCCATCATGATAGACACCGGCACCGCATCACTAACGCTGGCAGATTGCTTCCTGTCTTTGATGTGCTGCTTGTTGGACACCACCTTGAGTGAGAATCCAGTTCCCTGCGTTGCACTGGCCATGTAGCCatcttccctgtggttcagcccAGCACTAGGACTGACATCCATAACTCAATAAACCCATGTGCACTGAGACTGGCCCTGTTGTCATGTGATCTGTGTTCTGGGAGCCGGGAGCCCAAGGTCAGCTGCAGGGTGTGCCTCTGCTGGCCTCTGTGACCTTGGATGGCCTCGGAACCTCTCCAGGCATCATCTTCTCAGGACCTGTGGATGCTGAACTGAATCAACTGTCAGGTCCAGTGCCGGAGATCTTGGCTacttgtttattctttcattctctgCTAGTCATCAGATAAAGAAACTACATTTCCCTTGCAGTTAGGGGGTGGTTGGTGACACAGTTCTAGCCAGTGAGTAAAATTCACAGATAAGGCTTCCAGGAGAGCTCTTTAAAAAGGAACAGACTTCCTGACTGGGGCCCTTCAGCCTCTGGCCTCAGCTTTTCCCTCTTCTTGCCGAGAACTTGCAGGCGATGCCTAGGAACATGGGCACCATCTTGGAAGAGGAACCACGTGACAGTGTGGCACACCAGCCTGTCTGCCTTTCTCTGGACTGTATGTACTCTGTGAAAAAAATGATGTGTCTAATTTGTTTAAACTATGTATCCCCAGGTGTCTGTTATTTGCAGCTAAATATAGGCCCTGATTGACACACTTCCACCTATGGGGTGCCTTGGAGCCCCAGGATCGCCCACTGTGCTCACTTAGGGGAGCTTTCTACCTCAGTGCACACAGAACCCTACCCTGACAGACACTGGAAAGGAGtaatggtgtttgttttttttttccctgagtaaTTGGTTTCTGTCCATGTGGAGAGTCAAATTCTTCCCTGGAGCAGAGCGACATTTATCACAAGGGTTTAATAAACAGTGTGTGGCCAATGTGGACCCAGTGGATGCTAAGGGCATTGTGTTAAACTACAGTTCTGTGGAGGAGTTTTGGGAGGAGAGGGCAAAACTATGGGAGCAAGGTACTAAGCTTTCCTCAAAAACTTGGGGACTCCTGATTATTTTCTGTGTCTCTGGGCTGCTCCATCTCAAACCTGGTTGGAATTTGGCAGGGGCCAGAAGATAGTTTGGAGTGGAAGCTTTTGGTGCCTTGCTCAGCCCTCTCTGGGCTAGTGCAACCCATCCCCGAGCTGCCTGGGATGTTGGCTGCTAACACAGCTCACAGCTGCCCACTTCTCTAGAAGAGACAGGCTGAAAGGTTACCCTCTGTTCCCAGAGGTGGACAGTGGCCAGTGACTGACTGAGGCCAGAGTTCAGAGGCCTGGCCTGTGTGCCTTGGGGGGCAGCTGTATGTGCCGGCCATGCTTCAGAGTTCCCTGGGACTTTAGGCTGAGGCTGGATCCCAGCTGAGACCACATCCTAGTTTAGCTCCTTCCCCTGCCCACTCCTGCTCCCTCATGTAGAGGTTCCCCTGAGGGCACTCCCTCCAATAAATCATGGTCTGAGAATCCCTGCCTTGGGCTCCATTTCTAGAGAACCTGAGCAAAAACACAGGGGTTAGGTACAGACCACACTGAAGCCCAGGCCTGGGGCTGTCCTGACCAGAAAAAGAGCCACTGGCTCTGAGACTGTGCAGTTAGCAACTCAgaccaaacccacagacactaCATGGGGCAGCTGTACCAGCCTCCCACCTTCAGCCAGTACTCCCTGGCTGGAACGAAACGCAGCTCAAACTGCCTTGGGCTTCAGGCACAGCTCTCTCCAGGGGTTCAGATGATGTTGCTCCTGCTGATCTCTGCTCCACTCTGAAGCCAGACAGGCTCTCACCCAGGATGTTGTCAGCAGCCCCGGATCTATGGTCTCTCCTTCAGCACTCTCAGAGGAGAAAAGCACTTCTCTTTCCCAGTATTTGTGGCCTAGAGAGTGACATCAGTCCACCAAGATCACCCACCAAGAAGGGGTAGGACATTTTTCAATGGGAAAAAGGAGGGATGTTGGATGGAGCAAAGCTCAGAGTCTACCCTGTCACCACTTCATAAAGAAGGAATGTTCTTAGCTACCTATATCTGTGTGGGAATGGACATTTGGAGCAGGGGTGGCTAGGCAAGTGAAAGTATTGCTTTGCCCTGTTTACCACCATTGTATGGTAGCCCAAGTGCAGATTAAATACCCATTAAGTGATTTGCTTTATGTGAGAGTGTGTTAAACtctactgaaagtgttagtcgatcagtcacatttaactctttgtgacccccccaggaactgtagcccgccaggctcctctgtccatggaattcttcaggcaagaatgctggagagggtagccattcccttctccaggagatcttcccaacctagggattgaagctgggtctcctgcattgcaggcagattctttattgtctgagccacaagggaagtcctaaacTCTACTACTTCCATTTTTTACTCAGATAATTAGAATGAAATATGGGCATatgggatcccctggagaaggaataggctaccttcggtttccctggtggttcagatggtagagaatccacctgcaatgtgggagacctgggttcaatccctgggttgggaagatcccctgaaggagggcatggcaacccactccagtattcttgcatggagaatcccatagacagaggagcctgctggactacagtccatagggttgcaaagagttggacatgactgaagcaacttagcacccacgTATAGGCATATACCTTTCAAAAGATTCATATATCTTTCAAAAGATTGGGAAGATAAAAGTGAATGGAACTTagtagaaaatagcaaaattGTTCATGGCACCTGGCTGTCTTCCTTCAGTACTTCTTTCCAACCAAGGCATGGGGTTTAATTAAATGGAGCCTCTTTAACATCAGACAGTGTGCAAGGTAAAGAGGCTTCCTCACTGGGTCCAAGGGGAGAATGAAAGTACATAGGGCTCTCATGTCAGCCTggctctcttatttttttttttttccccagagtgaATGTTCCTGCTAGGAGGCTGAGGCTGTCTGGGGCATGGAACTAGTCACCCTGGAGACAGAAGCCAAAAGGAAGGACTAGGCCCTGTGACTTGCAGAGGCTATCATCTTGCCACTTCTGGGGCTGTTGACTTTCCTAGGGTTTTGTTGTTGTAATGGGCTGAATGGTGGTTCCAAAGATATGTCCTCATCCTAATCTCTGGGACCTGTGAACATTACCTTATATGTagggaaaaagaatgaatattacCTTCTGTGGCAAAAGATGTGATTGAGTTAAGGACAGTGAGAGGAGGCACTTATCCTGGATTATCAGAGGGGGCCATAAATGCAGTTATGTGCACCTTTGTTAAAGAAAGGCAGAGGGAgattacatatacacacagaagaGAGGGTGCTGTGAAGACACAGGCAGACAAGACTGAGGTggtcacaagccaaggaatgtgggcagccACCTAGAGGAGGCCAGGAgcggattctcccctagagctggGAGCAGTGCAGCTCTGCTCACAGCATGGTTTTGGACTTTTGGACTTCAGAATtgtgagaataaatttctgtcatttaaagCCACCAAGAttaggtaatttgttacagcagcttcaGGAAACTAGTGGAATTGTCTTAGGTGGTCAGAGTTTGGTGTCTGTCACTTCCATATAAAAAGGTTCTGGCTCATAACATGGTGTTGTCTGGCCAAACACCTCAAAGCTGAGTCCAGCTGCGGTCCTGACAACCAAAGAAGGGTCCTGCCTTGCTCCACATCTGAGTATCGGCCTTTGTGTCCCGCCAGATAGCCTGCTTGCTGTCACACTTTCTCATGCATTCTGGGAATTGCGGTCCTGGGCCTGGCCGCATCCCTGTGACTGGGTCTCTGTTAGCTGTTGTTAACACTGAGCCTCTAGCTGACAGGTGGCTGGGGATGGGAGTAGGCAGAAAGGCAGGTGCTGGAAGCACCCATGGATTTATGGGTGGAAACTTCACGGTTCATGAATGCTCACTCTGGCTTGTTGTCTTAAGTTGCAAGGTTAATGCAAAGCTGTTCACTGCTCCCCTCCTCCCGCCACCCACCCTAGTTTAGTCAGCTGTGGCCAAATTCAGAACTGGCTTATCTTTACAGGAAGGATGGACACTGGTGGGTGAAATTTCCAGAAGGccaggagggaaggggcaggCAGGGCTACAGGAGAGGTGCCCTCAGCTGGACAACAACTTGCCAGTGAGCCTGGCATGCATGTGAAAGGAGACAGAACATGGCCCTGCCTTGCTGGGTTGCAGGCCTGGGAAGGCCTGTGTTGAAAGATGTCTAAGGAAGCTGTTCTGCCAGGGACATGTCACCTCACAACCAAAGGAGCCTCCAGTccaaggcagaaagtgaaagtgaagtcgctcagttttgtccgactctttgcaaccccatggctgtagcctaccaggttcctccatccatgggattttccaggcaagaatactggagtgggttgccatttcttctccaggagttcttccctacccagggattaaacccgggtcttccacattgtaggcagatactttaccatctgagccaccagggaagtccattggcAGGTTGGTATAAACCcctgccagctgctgctgctaagtcgcttcagtcatgtctgactctgtgagaccacatagacggcagcccactaggctcccccgtccctgggattctccaggcaagaatactggagtgggttgccatttccttctccaatgcatgaaagtgaactcctagcgaccccatggactacagcctacaaggctcctccatccatgggattttccaggcaagagtattggagtgggttgccatggccttctctgaCCCCCGACAGAGTTTTTTCCATAAGCCATATGAGGTCACCGTGGAACCGCAGAGTAGGGCTCCTCATTTGCTTTGTGCAaggcatgtcattcattcacacaagcacactgt
This window contains:
- the GFRA4 gene encoding GDNF family receptor alpha-4; amino-acid sequence: MASCLVPALLLLLLLDVRQECPEAVAAHPRNGIGHVRVGHANNRSLPASPTGSRSSVAPNPCVDAADACTADERCHRLRTAYVVQCLGRAAPGGCPRARCRRALRHFFARGPPALTHALLFCPCGGPACAERRRQTFVPSCAFSGPGRAPPSCLGPLDACEHSRICRCRRRPRLLAFQVSCATTASSHDGCLQDQAPSCLRAYAGLVGTAITPNYVDNASARVEPWCDCRASGNRREECEVFRGLFTRNRCLDSAIQTFDRGWPPILRNQLDSHQNPGQSLLQIWTLFIML